CGGGCGGCTCGAACGCCCGGACGGACACGGCGCGGAACCGCGTCGTCGACGCCTCGACGATCTCCCCCACCCGCTCACCGCTGTACTCGGCCCGGTCTGCGCTGTACGCCTGCGTCTCCATGCGCCCTCCTGGCGATCGGCTGTCCCGATCTTAGGGAGGAGGGGTGACACCGACGTCTGCCCTCAGGCGCGCCTCGTGGTGTACGAGTAGGCCCCCGCGGCCACCTCGACCCCGGACCCGGCCAGCGGCAGAGGGACCCAGCCGGTCCACGCGTACCTGGTGGCGCCGAGCGTGTAGCTGATGACGAGGGGGCCGGCCGGAGCGCCGCTAACAGCAGCGCCGACCTCACCCTGGGTGCGGCAGGCGGCGAGCCCCGCTTGCACGTCGCACGTGACCCGCAGCGACGAGGTCTGAGAGTGGTAGGGCCGGTCGGTCGGGAGAGGGGTCAGGTCGACGATGAACCTCCCGGTCGCCCCCGGCGTCCACAGCAGCTCCAGCTCCCAGGAGCCGGCCCCTTGGGTCTCCGAGCATCCGGCGGACGGGTACGCGCCCGGGTTCACGGGCCGGACCACGGCGTCGGCTCCCACGCCGACGCAGTCGGCCGAGGCCGACGTGGGCCAACCGACGGCGGCGACGGCCGCCAGGAGTAGCAGGATGCGACGCATCTGGAGCCCCCTCGTCCGGAACATGGCGAAGATTCGCGGTCGCCGCCCCGTTCCCTGCCTCGCGCTAGAGCACGCCTACTCGCTTCCGGGCGAGCTTGGCGCTGGGTGCGCCCGACCCTCCGCGGCGGACGAGGTCCAGGAAGGCCCGCCTGTCCGCCGCCCGGACGACCGCCTGCTCGTGCGCCTCCGCCAACGACACCGGGTAGCCCATCCCCTTGCGACACTGGTCCAGGACCGTCGCGCACAGGCGGTCGAGCCCGTCAGGCGTGGTCCAGGCGGGGAACTCCAGCCGGGCGATCTCGGCTCCCGCGTGCAGGTACACGAGGTCGATCGGTTCGTCGTACGCGGCGGTGACGGTGGCCGCGGACCGGAACCGGGGTGAGCGCTGTCCGGGCGCGAGCAGCGATCCCAGGACCACGGCGTCCGGTAGCGTCTCCGCCTCCTCGCACGGCTTGGCCGGCTCGGGCAGCAGGGCACGGCCCCGGACGGGGTGGAGCGGTATCCAGGTCTTGCGTCCGGCGTCGTAGGGACACCGGTCGCAGTCGACCGGGTCCTCCGTGCACATCACCACCTTCAGCATCGAGACCACGTCGGTGGCGCGCGGCGAGGACAGGTAGCCCGAGACGAGGCAGCCCTGCCCCCGGGCCGTCGCCAACAAACGGCGGAGCGCGGTAAGCGTGGCCGCCTTCACGTCGTGGGGCGGCAGGGCGCGGAGGCGGTCGGGGTCGGTGTCGAGCCACCACAGGAGCAGGGTGCCGTCCGTCAGGAGCAGGTCGGCCCCCGGGGCCCGCGACGCGAGCGCGTCGCACTCGGCGGCGAAGCGCCGGGCGGCGACCACGCGTCCGTCGGCCTCCTGCCGGACCCCGCCGATGGTCGGGTACAGGTCGTCGGGCAGCCACGCCACCTGCGGGTGCGACGAGAGCCGCGCCGCGGGCGCCGTGTAATCGATATCGGCGACCCCGACGTTTAGGAGGAAGCAGTGCGCGCCCTCGTGGCGGTCCGGCATCACCTGGGAGCCGTCCGTCGCCACCACCCGGTAGCGGTCGGTGGGCGGGACGTCGTAGGGGCGTAGGGGCTCGAGCGGCTCGGCGACCAGCCAGGACGTCCTGGCCCGCCGGACGCGGTCGGCCAGCGCCGGACCCATCTCGGCGGCGCGGTCCCAGGCGGACAGCGCCTCGGTCAGGCGGGGGCCGGTCTGGTCGGCGAGGGAGGACAGGTCGTCGCGCATGCGGCGCAGCTGTCCGGCGACGGACACGAGGTCGAGCATCGGCCCACCCTACGGGCGGGTGCCGACACGGAGCGTGCCCATGAGACGGCCGGCGAAGCCTTCGCGGGCGGTGTGCGGGCCTGCGAGCATGGAGGTCCCGAGACAGGAGGAGAGCAGAGGTGGCACCGTCACGCGCGCCGGGTGGGAGGTCCAGGGCGTGACCTCCCGCGACGACGCCCTGCAGCGCCTCGGCGACGAGCGGTTCGACCTCCTCGTCATCGGCGGCGGCATCACGGGAGCCGGGATCGCCCTCGACGCCGCCGCCCGCGGCATGCGCGTGGCGCTCGTGGAGCGCGACGACTTCGCGACCGGTACCTCCTCGAGGTCGTCGAAGCTTATCCACGGCGGCCTGCGCTACCTGGCCCACCTCGAGGTGGGGCTCGTGCGCGAGGCTCTGGCCGAGCGAGGTGTGCTCCAGAGGCTGGCCCCCTTCCTCGTCATCCCGACCCCGTTCGTCGTCCCGCGCATCGGCAAGCGCCGGCTGCTCCCCCTTCGGGCCGGGTTGCAGGCGTACGACGTGTTGGCCGTGGGCTCCCGGTTCCCGCGCCACCGCATCCTGGACGCCGACGCCGCCCGTACGTACGCGCCGGCCCTCCGCGAGGAGGTGTCCGGGGGGTTCCTGTACTGGGACGCCCGGACCGACGACGCGCGGCTCGTCTGGACCGTCGTCCGGACCGCGGCCGACCACGGTGCGGCGGTGGTCAACCATGCTCCCGTGACGCGGTTCCTGCATGACGCCCGCGGACGGGCGTCCGGAGCCGTGGTCAGGGACACGGAGTCCGGGCGGGAGGTGGAGGTCCGGGCGCGGGTGATCGTGAACGCGACCGGCGTCTGGTCCGACGAGGTCCGGCGGATGGAGGATCCGGCAGGCGTCCAGGGGATCCGGCCGTCCAAGGGCGTGCACCTCACGTTCCCGGCGTCCGCGATCGACGCCCACTCGGCCCTGCTCGTGCCGGCGCCCGACGGCCGGTACGTCTTCGTGATCCCCTGGGTGGACGAGACCGTCATCGTCGGGACGACCGACGACGACTACCGGGGGCCGCTGGGCACGCCGCGCGCCGAGCCGGCCGATATCGACTACCTGATCGCGACCGTGAACCGGGTGCTGGCCCGGCCGGTCTCCCGCTCGGAGGTGCTCGCCTCTTGGGCCGGACTGCGACCGCTCATCCAGAGGCCGGGGCAGACCACGAAGGACCTGTCCCGGCGCCACAGGGTCGTGGTCGGCGCGGCGGGGATAGTCACGATCACCGGCGGGAAGCTCACCGCCTACCGACCGATGGCCGCCGACGCGGTGGACGCCGCGCTGGAGGCGGGAGGGTTCGAGTCACGACCCCCATCCAACACCGCTTCGGTGAGGCTGGCCGGCGGCGCAGAGGGCAAGGGCGCGGTCGAACGGATCGAGGCGGGCCTGCGTCGGCTCGGTCTCCCGCTCGACCACGGGCTGAGGCTCTACCGGCGGTACGGCTCCCGCACCGCCGAGGTGCTCGGCCTCGTCGCGCAGGAGCCCGACCTCGCCGAGCCGCTGCATCCCTCGCTCCCCTACCTGCGCGCGGAGGCCGCCTACGCGATGGACGTCGAGATGGCCAGGCGGCCGAACGACGTCCTGTCGCACCGGCTGAGGGCGCGCATAACGAGCTCCGACCGAGGGGTGGCCGCGCTCGACTGGGTGACCGACCGCCTGGCGAAGGCCGGCGCGTGGGACGAGGACCGGCGCCTACAGGAGGCCGCCCGATACCGCCAAGAGGTGGCGGACGACGTGGGAGCCGATCAGGCGTAGGACCATCCGGTCCACCGGGAGACATCGACCGCGACCACGACGCCCTGTGGCGGGTGCTCGCAGTACTGCGGGTAGCGCGCGACCAGCAGCTCGATCGCCACGTCCCTCTCCGCTCCCGCGTGCAGGACCCGGGCCTCCCCGTCCATGCGCACCCACCACAGCCGCGTCCAGTCGTCCTCGTAGTGGTCGACCAGGACCGTCACGCGGGGGTCGCGCTCGATGTTGCGCAGACGCCGCAGGTTCGAGGTCGTCTTCGGTTTCGCGTCGGTCGAGGAGTACAGGGTGCCGGCCTGCAGGGCGAAGCAGATCGGGACCAGATGGGGCGAGCCGTCGGGGCCGACCGTGGCGATGCGCGCCACCCGGGCGGTCCCCGCCCGCCGGCGGCTCTCGTCGGCCGGGAGCCTCACCTCAGCCGGGCGCGGGCCCCGGCGCGGACGGCGCGCACCGCCGCGCGCGCTCGGCCGGAGGTCCCGTACAGGGCCCCGACCGCGTTCCGCATCATCGAGACGAGCTCGGGCGTCCACGGGTACCCGAACCGCAGCAGCCCAGGGTCGATCGAGACGTGCTTCACCTTCGAGAGCTCGTGCAGCCCGTAGCGGGAGTGCGTGATCCCGGTCCCCGACGACTTGTGCCCGTGCCAGGGGGCGTCGGGCGACGCGAACGAGTACAGCACGTCGTTCACGAACACCGTCCCCGCCTCGAGCCGGTGGGCAAGCTCGCGCGCCGCGCGGGTGTCCCGGGTCCAGACGCTGGCGGTGAGGCCGAACTCCGAGTCGTTCGCGAGCCGCACCGCCTCCTCGTCCGATGAGACGACGCGTACCGGGACGACGGGTCCGAACGTCTCCTCGCGCATGAGGGCCGCGTCGTCCGGGACGTCGACGAGGACCGCCGGCGCGTAGAAGGCGCC
This genomic interval from Actinomycetota bacterium contains the following:
- a CDS encoding DNA double-strand break repair nuclease NurA — translated: MLDLVSVAGQLRRMRDDLSSLADQTGPRLTEALSAWDRAAEMGPALADRVRRARTSWLVAEPLEPLRPYDVPPTDRYRVVATDGSQVMPDRHEGAHCFLLNVGVADIDYTAPAARLSSHPQVAWLPDDLYPTIGGVRQEADGRVVAARRFAAECDALASRAPGADLLLTDGTLLLWWLDTDPDRLRALPPHDVKAATLTALRRLLATARGQGCLVSGYLSSPRATDVVSMLKVVMCTEDPVDCDRCPYDAGRKTWIPLHPVRGRALLPEPAKPCEEAETLPDAVVLGSLLAPGQRSPRFRSAATVTAAYDEPIDLVYLHAGAEIARLEFPAWTTPDGLDRLCATVLDQCRKGMGYPVSLAEAHEQAVVRAADRRAFLDLVRRGGSGAPSAKLARKRVGVL
- the glpD gene encoding glycerol-3-phosphate dehydrogenase — translated: MTSRDDALQRLGDERFDLLVIGGGITGAGIALDAAARGMRVALVERDDFATGTSSRSSKLIHGGLRYLAHLEVGLVREALAERGVLQRLAPFLVIPTPFVVPRIGKRRLLPLRAGLQAYDVLAVGSRFPRHRILDADAARTYAPALREEVSGGFLYWDARTDDARLVWTVVRTAADHGAAVVNHAPVTRFLHDARGRASGAVVRDTESGREVEVRARVIVNATGVWSDEVRRMEDPAGVQGIRPSKGVHLTFPASAIDAHSALLVPAPDGRYVFVIPWVDETVIVGTTDDDYRGPLGTPRAEPADIDYLIATVNRVLARPVSRSEVLASWAGLRPLIQRPGQTTKDLSRRHRVVVGAAGIVTITGGKLTAYRPMAADAVDAALEAGGFESRPPSNTASVRLAGGAEGKGAVERIEAGLRRLGLPLDHGLRLYRRYGSRTAEVLGLVAQEPDLAEPLHPSLPYLRAEAAYAMDVEMARRPNDVLSHRLRARITSSDRGVAALDWVTDRLAKAGAWDEDRRLQEAARYRQEVADDVGADQA
- a CDS encoding TIGR03668 family PPOX class F420-dependent oxidoreductase, producing MRLPADESRRRAGTARVARIATVGPDGSPHLVPICFALQAGTLYSSTDAKPKTTSNLRRLRNIERDPRVTVLVDHYEDDWTRLWWVRMDGEARVLHAGAERDVAIELLVARYPQYCEHPPQGVVVAVDVSRWTGWSYA